A part of Acidisarcina sp. genomic DNA contains:
- the alr gene encoding alanine racemase — MSTRPTWVEISRQSLLANYHFLRQLADRSADLLAVVKADAYGHGLEHCAPILADAGAEWLGITSVEEGVCTRSLCPGPQRILVISGLWHGEAGAVLEHDLTPVVWEHFHLDELEAAAAQRGLGPQSVAVHLEIDTGMARQGVAAPYVGADGQRVTDAPELKRVLERFHPQSPLRLEGIMTHFSAADDLVSGQSEHQMARLAAALEYVAAAGLQFHWLHAGASATLLDGQDLPAMAQLASSAGARLMLRPGLALYGYSPRFSPPRLSVCGEPGGESGSESAGHLQPVLTWKTRVVSMRSVPPGEGVSYNGTFRTERPTRLALLAVGYADGLNRLLSNRASFLVRGERAPIAGRICMDQCLLDVTDIPAVEIGDEVTILAGKETGAMDASDHADLLATIPWEVLCDIGPRVPRLLVD, encoded by the coding sequence ATGTCTACACGTCCAACCTGGGTCGAAATCTCGCGCCAAAGTCTTCTCGCCAACTATCACTTCCTGCGCCAACTGGCAGACCGGTCCGCTGACCTGCTGGCGGTCGTCAAGGCGGATGCCTATGGCCATGGGCTGGAGCACTGCGCACCGATCCTGGCGGACGCAGGAGCGGAGTGGCTGGGCATTACTTCTGTCGAAGAAGGAGTTTGCACTCGATCTTTATGCCCCGGCCCGCAGCGCATCCTGGTGATCTCGGGCCTATGGCACGGCGAAGCAGGAGCGGTGCTGGAGCATGACCTGACGCCGGTTGTGTGGGAGCACTTCCACCTGGACGAGTTGGAGGCCGCGGCGGCGCAAAGGGGGCTCGGTCCGCAATCGGTTGCCGTGCACCTGGAGATCGACACCGGGATGGCCCGTCAGGGAGTGGCGGCTCCGTATGTCGGAGCGGACGGGCAGAGAGTTACCGATGCGCCGGAGCTGAAGCGTGTGCTTGAGCGGTTCCATCCCCAGTCCCCGCTGCGGCTCGAAGGCATCATGACGCACTTCAGTGCGGCGGATGACCTGGTTTCCGGGCAGTCCGAGCACCAGATGGCGCGCCTGGCAGCGGCGCTCGAGTACGTTGCCGCGGCTGGATTGCAATTTCACTGGCTGCATGCGGGAGCCTCCGCCACGCTGCTGGACGGGCAGGATCTGCCCGCCATGGCGCAGTTGGCGTCCAGTGCAGGAGCGCGCCTGATGCTGCGTCCCGGCCTGGCGCTCTACGGATATAGCCCCCGCTTCTCTCCCCCCCGTCTCTCTGTCTGTGGCGAGCCTGGGGGCGAGTCTGGGAGCGAGTCTGCCGGGCACCTGCAGCCGGTACTCACGTGGAAGACTCGCGTGGTTTCCATGCGTTCGGTTCCTCCGGGCGAGGGAGTGAGTTACAACGGCACCTTTCGCACCGAACGCCCGACGCGGCTGGCTCTGCTCGCCGTGGGCTATGCCGATGGGCTGAACCGGCTGCTCTCCAACCGCGCCAGCTTTCTGGTGCGCGGCGAACGGGCTCCGATTGCGGGAAGAATCTGCATGGACCAGTGCCTGCTGGATGTGACCGATATTCCCGCGGTAGAGATCGGGGACGAAGTCACCATTCTTGCAGGAAAAGAGACGGGCGCCATGGACGCAAGCGACCACGCCGACCTCCTCGCCACCATTCCCTGGGAGGTGCTCTGCGATATCGGCCCCCGGGTTCCGCGTCTGCTCGTCGACTAA
- a CDS encoding Gfo/Idh/MocA family oxidoreductase — MPDTGSPTEHPILNVAVFGAGAFGQNHVRVYRELQNAGLPVALAAVVEPDPARAAALQAQYGVPVFAHVEECLAAPGLRIDAASVCVPTSLHFAVASALLRAGIDVLVEKPIAATLEEADALVELAATRHRILQVGHLERFNPAITAVEPHLNCPMFFEVHRLSVFTPRALDVDVVLDLMIHDLDIVLSFARSTVREVRAVGLPILSPRVDIANVRLEFESGAVANFTASRVSTERVRKLRFFQPRQYVSIDYARKDLLVINVDKTNPGSGANLGTNPGASPGTNPSPAPDFSLPIPSLAAGLSFKKPAIAPGEPLRLEIESFLAAVRERSRPRVSAEDGRAALALALEINRAIAAHLDRTGLNRFHL, encoded by the coding sequence TTGCCAGACACCGGCTCACCCACGGAACACCCCATCCTGAACGTCGCCGTCTTTGGAGCCGGTGCTTTCGGCCAAAATCATGTGCGCGTCTATCGCGAGCTCCAGAACGCCGGGCTGCCGGTCGCTCTGGCCGCGGTGGTGGAACCCGATCCGGCGCGGGCTGCCGCGCTCCAGGCGCAGTATGGCGTGCCCGTCTTCGCTCACGTGGAAGAGTGCCTGGCCGCGCCCGGCCTGCGGATCGATGCGGCTTCCGTCTGCGTTCCCACATCCCTGCATTTTGCGGTAGCGTCGGCTCTGCTGCGCGCCGGGATCGACGTGCTCGTGGAGAAGCCCATTGCGGCCACGCTGGAAGAAGCGGATGCGCTGGTCGAACTTGCGGCAACGCGGCACCGCATCCTCCAGGTGGGGCACCTCGAGCGCTTCAATCCCGCGATCACGGCGGTTGAGCCGCACCTGAACTGCCCAATGTTCTTTGAGGTTCACCGCCTCAGCGTCTTTACGCCGCGAGCGCTCGACGTCGATGTCGTTCTCGACCTGATGATCCACGACCTCGACATCGTGCTCAGTTTCGCGCGCTCCACCGTTCGCGAGGTTCGGGCCGTTGGCCTGCCCATCCTGTCGCCCAGGGTGGATATCGCCAATGTCCGGCTCGAGTTCGAGTCCGGCGCGGTGGCCAACTTTACCGCCAGCCGCGTCAGCACGGAGCGGGTCCGCAAGCTGCGCTTCTTCCAGCCGCGGCAGTATGTCTCGATCGACTATGCACGCAAAGATTTGCTGGTCATCAATGTCGATAAGACCAATCCCGGTAGCGGAGCCAATCTCGGAACAAACCCAGGAGCCAGCCCGGGAACAAACCCGAGTCCGGCGCCAGATTTTTCGCTGCCCATTCCGTCGCTTGCAGCCGGGTTGTCCTTCAAAAAGCCTGCTATCGCGCCCGGGGAGCCGCTACGGCTGGAGATCGAGTCGTTTCTGGCTGCGGTGCGCGAGAGGAGCCGGCCACGAGTCTCCGCCGAAGACGGCCGCGCGGCACTGGCCCTCGCGCTGGAGATCAATCGCGCCATCGCTGCGCACCTGGACCGGACCGGCCTGAACCGCTTCCACCTCTAA
- the lpxC gene encoding UDP-3-O-acyl-N-acetylglucosamine deacetylase, with the protein MAELQHFEHTIAAALEFSGVGLHSGAPVHMRMLPAPAGSGIVFRRTDLDNFEIPATGRNVAKVSYATSLMRQGVLISTTEHLLSALTGMGVDNVIIELDNLELPILDGSALPYVEAFQSVGLSRQRRRREYLRILKPVEVHDGNKFIGIYPGDSYTIEYAIDFPSPIGRHSFAVDLGAGTYGSQIAPARTFGFKEDEQKLRDMGLIRGVSNESAIIVTRTGVENGPLRFRDEFVRHKVLDLIGDLALAEYCILGRVVAERAGHAMHTALVSRLRRDRSTWEVAHLPFDQPKPTHAKAPTLARV; encoded by the coding sequence TTGGCGGAACTTCAGCACTTCGAACATACCATCGCTGCGGCGCTTGAATTCTCCGGAGTCGGCCTGCACAGCGGTGCGCCCGTTCATATGCGGATGCTGCCTGCGCCCGCCGGATCGGGCATCGTCTTTCGCCGCACGGACCTCGACAACTTTGAGATTCCTGCCACCGGGCGGAACGTGGCCAAGGTGAGTTACGCCACCAGCCTGATGCGGCAGGGCGTGCTCATCTCCACTACCGAGCATTTGCTCTCGGCCCTGACGGGCATGGGCGTCGACAACGTCATTATCGAACTCGATAACCTGGAGCTGCCCATCCTCGACGGCAGCGCGCTGCCCTATGTGGAGGCGTTTCAGTCGGTAGGACTCAGCAGGCAGCGGCGGCGGCGGGAGTACCTGCGCATCCTCAAGCCGGTAGAGGTCCACGACGGCAATAAATTTATCGGCATCTACCCCGGCGACAGCTACACCATCGAATACGCCATTGACTTCCCCTCGCCCATCGGCCGGCACAGCTTCGCGGTTGACCTGGGCGCGGGTACCTACGGCTCCCAAATTGCTCCGGCTCGCACCTTCGGCTTCAAAGAAGACGAGCAGAAGCTGCGCGACATGGGGCTCATCCGCGGTGTCTCCAATGAGAGCGCCATTATCGTGACCAGGACCGGAGTGGAGAATGGGCCGCTTCGTTTTCGCGACGAGTTTGTTCGTCACAAGGTGCTGGACCTGATCGGGGACCTGGCGCTGGCGGAGTACTGTATCCTGGGCCGCGTGGTAGCCGAACGCGCCGGTCACGCGATGCACACGGCACTGGTTTCCCGCCTGCGCCGCGACCGCTCTACCTGGGAGGTGGCCCACCTGCCCTTCGACCAGCCAAAGCCGACCCACGCCAAGGCTCCCACGCTGGCCCGGGTATAA
- a CDS encoding M20 family metallopeptidase, translating to MRQAIEVPALLAEAVRREKTLLDLLATLVRTESPSENKAAVDACVALVERRCTEAGASTRRYRNKQHGDLLLARFGPPARGRKPLMLLGHLDTVWPLGTLQNMPFQLRDGRAWGPGVLDMKAGVAMALTALEILQTRQWFSRPVVLLLNSEEETGSEVSRPVTEKIASASEAVFVLEPAQGLEGAYKTARKGVGTFRLQVRGVAAHSGLDFERGHSAILELAHVIEKVAGFTDLKRGITVNTGVMAGGTRSNVVAAEAWAEVDLRIARRSDGTRIEKRFQSLRTRDKQCVLTVEGGLNRPPMERTAGTVKLFRRAQAFVSQIGIALEEASSGGGSDGNFTSALGVPTLDGMGAVGEGAHAAHESIVLEHLAPRTALLAAMMANPG from the coding sequence ATGAGACAGGCTATCGAAGTCCCAGCACTGCTTGCGGAGGCCGTCAGGCGGGAGAAAACCCTGCTGGATCTGCTGGCAACGCTCGTCCGCACCGAGTCGCCGAGCGAGAACAAGGCTGCCGTCGACGCCTGTGTCGCGCTCGTCGAGCGCAGGTGCACGGAGGCAGGCGCCAGCACGCGGCGCTATCGAAACAAGCAGCATGGCGACCTGCTGCTGGCGCGCTTCGGTCCCCCGGCACGAGGCCGTAAACCACTGATGCTTTTGGGGCATCTTGATACGGTTTGGCCTCTGGGAACACTACAGAACATGCCCTTTCAACTGCGGGATGGCCGCGCCTGGGGTCCGGGCGTGCTGGACATGAAGGCCGGTGTGGCGATGGCGCTTACCGCGTTGGAGATTCTGCAAACCAGGCAATGGTTTTCGCGCCCCGTTGTGCTGTTGTTGAACAGTGAAGAGGAGACAGGGAGCGAGGTCTCCCGGCCCGTGACGGAGAAGATTGCCAGCGCGAGCGAGGCCGTGTTTGTGCTGGAGCCGGCGCAGGGGCTCGAGGGCGCCTACAAGACGGCACGCAAGGGTGTGGGTACCTTCCGGTTGCAGGTCCGGGGAGTTGCGGCCCATAGCGGCCTGGATTTTGAGCGTGGGCACAGCGCGATTCTCGAGCTGGCGCATGTCATTGAGAAGGTTGCCGGGTTTACCGACCTCAAGCGCGGCATCACGGTCAATACCGGCGTCATGGCCGGGGGCACGCGGTCGAATGTTGTCGCCGCCGAGGCGTGGGCGGAAGTGGATCTTCGCATTGCCCGGCGTTCGGATGGCACCCGGATCGAAAAGCGCTTTCAATCGCTGCGTACCAGGGATAAGCAGTGTGTGCTGACCGTCGAAGGCGGACTGAACCGGCCCCCGATGGAGCGGACCGCTGGCACGGTGAAACTCTTTCGGCGCGCCCAGGCATTTGTCTCGCAGATTGGCATTGCGCTCGAAGAGGCATCTTCCGGCGGCGGCTCGGACGGCAACTTTACCTCTGCATTAGGGGTTCCTACGTTAGATGGGATGGGAGCAGTAGGCGAGGGTGCGCACGCGGCGCATGAATCGATTGTGCTGGAGCACCTGGCGCCCAGAACGGCGCTGCTTGCAGCCATGATGGCAAACCCGGGCTAG